Proteins encoded in a region of the Vibrio ponticus genome:
- a CDS encoding pilin — translation MTRSANKFTRGFTLIELMVVVAIIAVLATIGIPIYKDYTVKSNVVATLAEAGSYKTAVGVCFAENGALDNCDAGTSPVPSAASRVTGVTDGKIALNPDIDCDNNSATTNTFAYQPNVVSGGVMTWDIVDDASNCAQYQ, via the coding sequence ATGACTCGCTCCGCTAACAAATTCACTCGCGGTTTTACCTTAATAGAATTGATGGTAGTGGTCGCCATCATCGCTGTACTGGCAACCATTGGTATCCCAATTTACAAAGACTACACCGTGAAATCCAATGTGGTCGCCACACTGGCAGAAGCCGGTTCATATAAAACTGCGGTTGGCGTCTGTTTTGCAGAGAACGGTGCACTCGACAATTGTGACGCTGGCACATCCCCAGTACCGAGTGCCGCATCTCGAGTCACTGGGGTGACGGACGGCAAGATTGCGCTCAATCCCGACATTGATTGTGATAATAACTCGGCGACCACCAACACCTTTGCTTATCAGCCCAATGTGGTCAGTGGCGGCGTCATGACCTGGGATATCGTCGACGATGCCAGTAACTGTGCCCAATATCAGTAA
- a CDS encoding aspartate kinase, translated as MKKPLIVQKFGGTSVGSIERIHQVAQHIINAKNSDNQVVVVVSAMSGETNRLVDLAQQIDSVPNARELDVLLSAGEQVSMALLAMTLNKMGYPSRSLTGAQARIVTDEQHNDATIKQIDVSPILKLLEQDQIVIVAGFQGITESGDITTLGRGGSDTTAVALAGALQADECQIFTDVDGIYTCDPRVVESAHKLEVIDFPSMESMARHGAKVLHLPSVLHAWENQVPLRVLSTFDVNQGSLVKGDECLHSVCGLAIQRDMCLIKVAKPVLISVEKQCQLIGIDIWDVIEHPEWFGIVVKQDAFSKLELVLQGKVADRHQISLLTAVGANTQELAESLNSLLAEHKISAIHQKSDERSLTTALLPECVNSAANLLHQAYIMPSKAHDCLQKHAYLG; from the coding sequence GTGAAAAAGCCTCTTATCGTGCAGAAATTTGGTGGTACATCGGTGGGTTCAATAGAAAGAATTCATCAAGTTGCACAGCACATTATTAACGCTAAAAATTCGGACAACCAAGTGGTTGTCGTGGTTTCAGCTATGTCTGGAGAGACGAATCGCTTAGTCGATTTAGCTCAACAAATTGATAGCGTACCCAATGCTCGTGAATTGGATGTATTGCTTTCTGCCGGCGAACAAGTGTCGATGGCTCTATTAGCAATGACCCTGAATAAGATGGGTTATCCCTCTCGCTCATTAACGGGTGCGCAAGCAAGAATAGTCACCGATGAGCAACACAATGACGCGACGATAAAGCAAATAGATGTTTCGCCAATTCTGAAGCTGTTAGAGCAAGACCAAATCGTGATTGTGGCTGGGTTTCAAGGTATTACCGAGAGTGGTGACATTACTACCTTAGGTCGTGGTGGCTCAGATACTACCGCCGTTGCACTTGCTGGCGCACTACAAGCGGACGAATGCCAAATCTTCACGGATGTGGATGGTATTTATACTTGTGACCCTCGTGTGGTTGAAAGTGCGCACAAACTTGAAGTGATTGATTTTCCCTCGATGGAAAGCATGGCTAGACATGGTGCGAAAGTATTGCATCTTCCTTCAGTGTTACATGCATGGGAAAACCAGGTTCCTTTGAGAGTCTTGTCGACTTTCGATGTCAATCAGGGTAGTTTGGTCAAAGGTGATGAATGTTTGCACTCTGTTTGTGGCTTAGCGATTCAACGCGATATGTGTTTGATTAAAGTCGCTAAACCTGTACTCATTAGCGTAGAGAAACAGTGCCAACTTATCGGAATTGACATTTGGGATGTGATTGAACACCCAGAATGGTTCGGTATTGTTGTCAAGCAAGACGCTTTCTCTAAACTAGAATTGGTCTTACAGGGAAAAGTAGCCGATCGTCATCAGATTAGCTTGCTGACCGCTGTTGGTGCTAATACGCAAGAGCTCGCTGAATCTTTGAATTCATTGCTTGCCGAACACAAGATATCTGCTATCCACCAGAAAAGTGATGAGAGGTCTTTAACGACCGCATTGTTACCAGAGTGTGTGAATAGTGCAGCGAATTTATTGCATCAAGCGTATATAATGCCGAGCAAAGCACACGATTGCCTACAAAAACATGCATATCTAGGCTAG
- the alaS gene encoding alanine--tRNA ligase — translation MYMSTDEVRNAFLKFFESKGHQIVESSSLVPHNDPTLLFTNAGMNQFKDCFLGLEKRAYTRATTAQRCVRAGGKHNDLENVGFTARHHTFFEMLGNFSFGDYFKEDAIAYAWEFLTETLQLPKDRLLVTVYETDDEAFDIWNQKIGIPADRIVRIGDKEGGKAYESDNFWQMGDTGPCGPCTEIFYDHGEHIWGGRPGSPEEDGDRFIEIWNNVFMQFNRHADGTMEPLPKPSVDTGMGIERISAIMQGVHSNYEIDVFQTLIKAAAEVTGCEDLSNQSLRVIADHIRSCSFLIVDGVMPSNEGRGYVLRRIIRRAVRHGNKVGAQGAFFHKLVGVLAEIMGTAGEELKRQQAVVEKVLRIEEENFGRTLERGMTILNEALDNLDGKVLDGETVFKLYDTYGFPADLTNDVARERDFAIDEEGFEKAMEEQRQRAREAGQFGTDYNAAIKTDAQTEFCGYAATEGSSAVAAMFVEGNEVESLSAGDKAILILEETPFYAESGGQCGDAGVIKTESGLFKVEDTQKLGNAIAHHGELTEGVIAKGDKAQTLVDALRRAAITLNHSATHLLHAALRKVLGEHVTQKGSLVKAENLRFDFSHLEGVTAAELKEVERLVNAQIRRNHNIETNIMDIESAKQKGAMALFGEKYDDEVRVLSMGDFSTELCGGIHASNTGDIGLFKITSEGGIAAGIRRIEAVTGEAALDAIEAQQDKYEAKLSDAANKAKALEKEIQQLKDKLASQASASLTSQVKEIAGVKVLVSQLDGADNKALRGMVDELKNQLGSGIIMLGNVAEGKVGLIAGVTKDLTGKVKAGELVNMVAQQVGGKGGGRPDMAQAGGTDASALPAALESVEAWIAERL, via the coding sequence ATGTACATGAGCACAGATGAGGTTCGTAACGCGTTCCTCAAGTTCTTTGAAAGCAAAGGACACCAAATCGTAGAAAGTTCATCGTTAGTACCGCATAACGACCCAACCCTGCTTTTCACTAACGCAGGTATGAACCAATTCAAGGATTGTTTCTTAGGTTTAGAAAAACGCGCCTACACACGAGCAACTACGGCCCAACGCTGTGTACGTGCTGGTGGTAAACACAATGACCTAGAAAACGTAGGTTTTACTGCACGTCACCACACATTCTTCGAAATGCTAGGTAACTTCAGCTTCGGTGATTACTTCAAAGAAGACGCGATTGCTTACGCATGGGAATTCCTGACTGAAACGCTACAACTACCAAAAGATCGTCTACTAGTAACGGTATACGAGACAGATGATGAAGCGTTTGATATCTGGAACCAAAAAATTGGTATCCCAGCTGATCGCATCGTACGTATCGGTGATAAAGAAGGCGGCAAAGCATACGAGTCAGATAACTTCTGGCAAATGGGTGACACAGGTCCTTGTGGTCCTTGTACTGAAATCTTCTACGATCACGGTGAACACATTTGGGGTGGTCGTCCTGGCTCTCCTGAAGAAGACGGTGACCGTTTTATCGAGATCTGGAACAACGTATTCATGCAGTTCAACCGTCATGCAGACGGCACAATGGAACCACTTCCAAAGCCATCTGTTGACACGGGTATGGGTATCGAGCGTATCTCTGCAATCATGCAAGGCGTTCACTCAAACTACGAAATCGATGTATTCCAAACACTGATTAAAGCAGCGGCTGAAGTGACAGGTTGTGAAGACCTATCTAACCAGTCTCTACGTGTAATTGCTGACCACATTCGTTCATGTTCATTCCTAATCGTTGATGGCGTTATGCCTTCAAACGAAGGTCGTGGTTACGTTTTACGTCGTATCATCCGTCGTGCAGTTCGTCACGGTAACAAAGTCGGTGCTCAAGGCGCATTCTTCCACAAGTTGGTTGGCGTATTGGCAGAGATCATGGGTACAGCAGGCGAAGAACTAAAACGTCAACAAGCGGTTGTTGAAAAAGTTCTACGTATCGAAGAAGAGAACTTCGGACGTACTCTTGAACGTGGCATGACAATTCTAAACGAAGCTTTAGATAACCTAGACGGTAAAGTACTAGACGGCGAAACCGTATTTAAACTTTACGACACTTACGGCTTCCCAGCTGACTTAACTAACGACGTAGCTCGTGAGCGTGATTTCGCGATCGACGAAGAAGGTTTTGAGAAAGCGATGGAAGAGCAACGTCAACGTGCTCGCGAAGCTGGTCAATTCGGTACTGACTACAATGCCGCAATCAAAACTGACGCACAAACTGAGTTCTGCGGTTACGCAGCGACAGAAGGTTCAAGTGCAGTAGCAGCAATGTTTGTTGAAGGCAACGAAGTTGAATCTCTATCAGCAGGTGATAAGGCGATCCTTATCCTTGAAGAAACCCCATTCTACGCTGAGTCAGGCGGTCAATGTGGTGATGCTGGTGTGATCAAAACTGAATCAGGTTTATTCAAAGTAGAAGATACACAGAAACTGGGTAATGCGATTGCACACCACGGTGAGCTGACTGAGGGCGTGATTGCGAAGGGCGACAAAGCACAAACTCTCGTTGATGCACTGCGCCGCGCAGCAATTACATTGAACCACTCTGCAACACACTTGCTACACGCAGCACTACGTAAAGTATTGGGTGAGCACGTAACGCAGAAAGGCTCTCTAGTGAAAGCTGAAAACCTACGTTTTGACTTCTCTCACCTAGAAGGTGTGACAGCGGCTGAGCTAAAAGAAGTTGAGCGTCTCGTGAACGCGCAAATTCGTCGTAACCACAACATCGAAACCAATATCATGGATATTGAGTCTGCGAAGCAGAAAGGTGCTATGGCACTATTCGGTGAGAAGTACGATGATGAAGTTCGCGTACTATCTATGGGTGATTTCTCAACTGAGCTATGTGGTGGTATCCACGCGTCTAACACTGGTGACATTGGTCTATTCAAGATTACGTCAGAAGGTGGTATCGCAGCAGGCATCCGTCGTATTGAAGCGGTAACGGGTGAAGCAGCGCTAGATGCAATTGAAGCTCAGCAAGATAAGTACGAAGCGAAGCTTTCAGATGCAGCGAACAAAGCGAAAGCGCTAGAGAAAGAAATTCAGCAGCTGAAAGACAAACTTGCCTCTCAAGCGAGTGCTAGCCTAACTAGCCAAGTAAAAGAGATTGCAGGTGTTAAAGTTCTGGTTTCTCAACTAGACGGCGCAGATAACAAAGCACTACGTGGTATGGTTGATGAGCTTAAGAACCAACTAGGTAGCGGCATTATCATGCTGGGCAACGTAGCGGAAGGCAAAGTAGGTCTAATCGCTGGCGTAACCAAAGATCTTACTGGCAAAGTGAAAGCGGGCGAACTGGTTAATATGGTTGCTCAGCAAGTTGGTGGTAAAGGTGGTGGTCGTCCAGATATGGCGCAAGCAGGTGGTACTGATGCATCAGCGCTACCAGCAGCGTTGGAGTCAGTAGAAGCTTGGATTGCTGAGCGTCTATAA
- the recA gene encoding recombinase RecA, giving the protein MDENKQKALAAALGQIEKQFGKGSIMRLGDNRTMDVETISTGSLSLDIALGAGGLPMGRIVEIYGPESSGKTTLTLELIAAAQREGKTCAFIDAEHALDPIYAKKLGVDIDALLVSQPDTGEQALEICDALARSGAIDVLVVDSVAALTPKAEIEGEMGDSHMGLQARMLSQAMRKLTGNLKQSNCMCIFINQIRMKIGVMFGNPETTTGGNALKFYASVRLDIRRTGSIKEGDEVVGNETRIKVVKNKIAAPFKQAETQILYGQGFNREGELIDLGVKHKLVEKAGAWYSYNGDKIGQGKANACKFLKENPEAAQTIDSKLREMLLSPAQPEEPETGEMPQEEEF; this is encoded by the coding sequence ATGGACGAGAATAAACAGAAAGCCCTCGCCGCTGCGCTAGGTCAAATTGAAAAGCAATTCGGTAAAGGCTCTATTATGCGCCTTGGCGACAACCGCACAATGGATGTAGAAACCATTTCGACTGGTTCACTTTCTCTCGATATCGCACTCGGTGCTGGTGGTCTACCAATGGGTCGTATCGTAGAAATCTACGGTCCAGAATCTTCAGGTAAAACAACCCTAACTCTTGAACTGATTGCCGCTGCGCAACGTGAAGGTAAAACTTGTGCCTTTATTGATGCTGAGCACGCACTTGATCCTATCTATGCGAAGAAGCTAGGTGTTGATATTGATGCGCTATTGGTTTCTCAGCCAGACACAGGTGAGCAAGCGTTAGAAATCTGTGATGCATTAGCACGCTCAGGTGCAATTGACGTTCTAGTGGTTGACTCAGTAGCGGCACTAACACCAAAAGCTGAAATTGAAGGCGAGATGGGCGATAGCCACATGGGTCTTCAAGCGCGTATGCTATCGCAAGCAATGCGTAAGCTAACGGGTAACCTCAAGCAGTCTAACTGTATGTGTATCTTCATCAACCAAATTCGTATGAAGATTGGTGTAATGTTTGGTAACCCAGAAACCACAACGGGTGGTAACGCACTGAAGTTTTACGCGTCTGTTCGTCTTGATATCCGCCGTACTGGTTCTATCAAAGAAGGTGATGAAGTGGTGGGTAACGAAACCCGCATCAAAGTGGTGAAGAACAAGATTGCTGCACCATTTAAACAAGCAGAAACGCAGATCCTGTACGGTCAAGGCTTTAACCGTGAAGGTGAACTGATCGATCTAGGCGTGAAGCACAAGCTCGTAGAGAAAGCAGGTGCGTGGTACAGCTACAACGGCGATAAGATTGGTCAAGGTAAAGCAAACGCTTGTAAGTTCCTTAAAGAGAACCCAGAAGCGGCGCAAACCATCGACAGCAAGCTACGTGAAATGTTGCTATCACCAGCTCAACCAGAAGAGCCTGAAACGGGTGAAATGCCACAAGAAGAAGAGTTTTAA
- the mutS gene encoding DNA mismatch repair protein MutS gives MKAEQKHTPMMQQYLKLKAENPDILLFYRMGDFYELFYDDAKRASQLLDISLTKRGSSAGEPIPMAGVPYHAVEGYLAKLVQLGESVAICEQIGDPATSKGPVERKVVRIVTPGTVTDEALLSERVDNLIAAIYHHNGKFGYATLDITSGRFQLTEPESEEAMAAELQRTSPRELLFPEDFEPVHLMSSRSGNRRRPVWEFEIDTAKQQLNQQFGTRDLVGFGVEHAKLGLCAAGCLIQYVKDTQRTALPHIRSLTFDRQDHSVILDAATRRNLEITQNLAGGLDNTLADVLDKTATPMGSRMLKRWLHQPMRCIDTLNQRLDAITDIKEQSVFCDLQPVLKQIGDIERILARLALRSARPRDLARLRHAMQQLPELADVLSSLHHPYLAKLAQYAAPIEYVCDLLERAIKENPPVVIREGGVIASGYNAELDEWRNLADGATEYLEKLEREERERHDIDTLKVGYNAVHGFFIQVSRGQSHLVPAHYVRRQTLKNAERYIIPELKEHEDKVLNSKSKALSVEKKLWEELFDLLLPHLEQMQNLASAVSQLDVLQNLAERADSLDYCRPTLSQEPGISIQAGRHPVVEQVMDEPFIANPIELNAQRKMLIITGPNMGGKSTYMRQTALIALMAHIGSYVPAEAAHIGSIDRIFTRIGASDDLASGRSTFMVEMTETANILHNATERSLVLMDEIGRGTSTYDGLSLAWASAEWLAKQIGALTLFATHYFELTELPSQIDHLANVHLDAVEHGDSIAFMHAVQEGAASKSYGLAVAGLAGVPKTVIKQARAKLTQLEQLSLATENNAPRSTAVDIANQLSLIPEPSEVEEALANIDPDDLTPRQALEELYRLKKLL, from the coding sequence GTGAAAGCCGAACAAAAACACACTCCAATGATGCAGCAGTATCTAAAGTTAAAAGCTGAAAACCCTGATATCTTGCTGTTTTATCGTATGGGTGACTTCTATGAACTTTTTTATGATGACGCGAAACGCGCTTCACAACTGCTCGATATCTCATTAACGAAACGCGGCTCATCAGCTGGCGAACCAATCCCGATGGCGGGTGTGCCTTACCACGCGGTAGAAGGCTACTTAGCCAAGCTAGTTCAACTGGGTGAATCGGTCGCGATCTGTGAGCAAATTGGTGACCCTGCCACCAGCAAAGGTCCGGTTGAACGTAAAGTAGTGCGTATTGTTACGCCAGGTACGGTGACCGACGAAGCACTGCTGTCTGAACGTGTTGATAACCTGATTGCGGCGATTTACCACCACAATGGTAAGTTCGGCTACGCCACATTAGATATTACGTCCGGTCGTTTCCAACTGACTGAACCGGAAAGCGAAGAAGCAATGGCAGCTGAGCTGCAACGTACTTCACCGCGCGAGCTGCTATTTCCAGAAGATTTCGAACCAGTGCATCTGATGTCCTCGCGCAGCGGTAATCGTCGTCGCCCGGTATGGGAGTTCGAAATTGACACAGCTAAGCAACAACTTAATCAGCAATTTGGCACCCGTGACCTAGTTGGTTTTGGTGTCGAACATGCCAAGCTCGGGCTATGTGCAGCGGGCTGCTTGATTCAATATGTCAAAGATACTCAGCGTACCGCGCTACCGCATATCCGCTCACTGACGTTTGATCGCCAAGATCACTCGGTAATTTTGGATGCGGCGACTCGTCGCAACCTAGAAATTACCCAAAACCTTGCTGGCGGCTTGGATAACACCCTAGCGGACGTGTTAGATAAAACGGCAACGCCTATGGGTAGCCGAATGCTCAAACGCTGGTTGCATCAACCAATGCGCTGTATTGATACACTCAACCAACGCCTAGATGCGATTACCGATATTAAAGAGCAAAGCGTGTTCTGCGACTTACAGCCAGTTCTGAAACAGATTGGTGATATCGAACGTATTTTGGCGCGCTTAGCACTGCGTTCAGCACGCCCGCGAGATTTGGCACGCCTGCGCCATGCGATGCAGCAACTGCCTGAACTGGCTGATGTATTGTCATCGCTTCACCACCCTTACCTCGCTAAGTTGGCACAATACGCCGCACCAATTGAATATGTGTGTGATCTCCTTGAGCGCGCGATCAAAGAAAACCCTCCAGTGGTGATCCGTGAAGGTGGTGTGATTGCCTCTGGCTACAACGCTGAGCTTGATGAATGGCGTAACCTTGCAGATGGCGCAACTGAGTATTTAGAAAAACTGGAGCGTGAAGAGCGCGAGCGCCACGATATCGACACCCTTAAAGTCGGCTATAACGCCGTACATGGCTTCTTTATTCAGGTGAGCCGAGGGCAAAGCCACTTAGTGCCTGCGCACTATGTCCGTCGTCAAACATTAAAAAATGCCGAGCGCTACATTATTCCTGAGCTAAAAGAACACGAAGACAAAGTGCTTAACTCAAAATCTAAAGCGCTTTCAGTCGAGAAGAAACTGTGGGAAGAGCTGTTCGATTTGCTATTGCCGCATCTAGAACAGATGCAAAATCTCGCCTCCGCAGTATCGCAGTTAGACGTATTACAAAACCTAGCCGAGCGTGCCGATAGCTTAGATTACTGTCGTCCAACCCTAAGCCAAGAGCCAGGTATTTCAATTCAAGCAGGTCGACACCCTGTGGTTGAGCAAGTCATGGATGAGCCTTTTATTGCTAACCCAATTGAGCTCAATGCGCAGCGTAAAATGTTGATTATCACCGGTCCGAACATGGGCGGTAAATCGACCTACATGCGTCAAACCGCGTTGATTGCCCTAATGGCACACATTGGTTCTTATGTTCCAGCAGAAGCGGCGCATATCGGCTCTATCGATCGCATCTTTACTCGTATCGGCGCATCGGACGATTTAGCTTCAGGTCGTTCAACCTTCATGGTTGAGATGACAGAAACTGCCAACATTCTGCACAACGCCACCGAGCGTAGCCTAGTGCTGATGGATGAGATTGGTCGTGGTACCAGTACCTATGATGGTCTGTCACTGGCTTGGGCAAGTGCCGAATGGTTAGCAAAACAGATTGGCGCATTAACGCTATTCGCCACTCACTACTTTGAGCTAACCGAACTGCCTAGCCAAATTGATCATCTCGCGAACGTTCACCTAGACGCGGTAGAGCACGGTGACAGCATTGCCTTTATGCACGCAGTGCAAGAGGGCGCGGCGAGTAAGTCTTATGGTCTTGCGGTCGCCGGTCTTGCCGGTGTACCAAAAACCGTGATCAAGCAAGCACGAGCAAAATTGACTCAGCTTGAGCAGCTTAGCCTAGCGACGGAAAATAACGCACCGCGCAGCACAGCCGTTGATATCGCTAATCAACTGAGCTTGATCCCTGAACCAAGTGAAGTAGAAGAAGCACTAGCCAATATTGACCCTGATGACCTCACTCCTCGTCAAGCTTTGGAAGAACTTTACCGCTTGAAGAAGTTACTGTAA
- a CDS encoding tyrosine phenol-lyase: protein MEKRYPAEPFRIKTIENVSMIGREERAEKMKEAGYNTFLLNSADVYIDLLTDSGTSAMSDKQWAALMTGDEAYAGSKDFYKLEEAVQRLYGFPYLIPTHQGRGAENILSQIAIPKDKGQQWVLGNMYFTTTRFHQEHNGAKFIDIIRDEAHDAALDVPFKGNIDLDKLQSAIAEKGAENIAYVCLAITVNLAGGQPVSMANMRAVSEICKANGIKVFYDATRCAENAYYIKEQEEGYADKTIKEIVIEQFSYADGATMSSKKDGLANIGGFLALRDEHLFEESKELVVVYEGMPSYGGLAGRDMAALAVGLEEALEFPYLDHRIKQIRYLGDKLRAAGVPMIEPIGGHAVFVDARRFLPHLEQDQCPAQTLAASVYIETGVRTMERGIVSAGRNRETGDHHRPALETIRLTIPRRVYTYAHMDAVAEGIIELYKNRDQIKGLNFVYEPKQLRFFTSRFEYIEG from the coding sequence ATGGAAAAACGTTACCCTGCTGAACCGTTTCGCATTAAAACTATCGAAAACGTTTCAATGATTGGTCGCGAAGAGCGTGCTGAAAAAATGAAAGAAGCTGGTTACAACACGTTTCTTCTAAACAGTGCTGATGTTTACATCGACCTACTAACTGACTCAGGCACATCTGCAATGTCTGACAAGCAGTGGGCTGCTCTAATGACTGGTGACGAAGCATACGCTGGTTCTAAAGATTTCTACAAACTAGAAGAAGCTGTTCAACGTCTATACGGTTTCCCATACCTAATTCCTACTCACCAAGGTCGCGGTGCAGAGAACATCCTTTCTCAAATCGCAATTCCTAAAGACAAAGGTCAACAATGGGTTCTTGGTAACATGTACTTCACAACTACACGTTTCCACCAAGAGCACAACGGTGCTAAATTCATCGACATCATCCGCGATGAAGCACACGATGCAGCACTAGATGTACCATTTAAAGGCAACATCGACCTAGACAAACTACAATCTGCTATCGCTGAGAAAGGCGCAGAAAACATTGCTTACGTATGTCTAGCAATCACTGTAAACCTAGCAGGTGGTCAGCCAGTATCTATGGCTAACATGCGTGCAGTAAGCGAAATCTGTAAAGCTAACGGCATCAAAGTATTCTACGATGCAACTCGTTGTGCAGAAAACGCATACTACATCAAAGAGCAAGAAGAAGGTTACGCAGACAAGACTATCAAAGAGATCGTTATCGAGCAGTTCTCTTACGCAGATGGCGCAACAATGTCTTCTAAGAAAGACGGTCTTGCAAACATCGGTGGTTTCCTAGCACTACGTGACGAGCACCTATTCGAAGAATCTAAAGAACTAGTAGTAGTATACGAAGGTATGCCTTCATACGGCGGTCTAGCTGGTCGTGACATGGCAGCTCTAGCTGTTGGTCTAGAAGAAGCTCTAGAATTCCCATACCTTGACCACCGTATCAAGCAAATCCGTTACCTAGGTGACAAGCTACGTGCAGCTGGCGTTCCAATGATTGAACCAATCGGTGGTCACGCAGTATTCGTTGACGCACGTCGCTTCCTACCACACCTAGAACAAGATCAGTGTCCAGCGCAAACTCTAGCTGCGTCTGTATACATCGAGACAGGTGTACGTACAATGGAACGTGGTATCGTATCTGCTGGACGTAACCGTGAGACTGGCGACCACCACCGTCCAGCTCTAGAAACAATCCGTCTAACTATTCCACGTCGTGTTTACACTTACGCACACATGGATGCAGTAGCTGAAGGTATCATCGAGCTTTACAAAAACCGCGACCAAATCAAAGGTCTAAACTTTGTATATGAGCCTAAGCAACTACGCTTCTTCACTTCTCGTTTCGAGTACATTGAAGGTTAA
- the pncC gene encoding nicotinamide-nucleotide amidase, producing the protein MESHQLLSIELGKLLLQHQQVLATAESCTGGGVSVSVTDIAGSSAWFDRAFVTYSNEAKMEMLEVQAQTLETHGAVSEPTVVEMVKGALKNANATIAVSISGIAGPGGGSDEKPVGTVCFGFADHTGWLKVSTEHFSGDRAEVRSQAVDFALKTLCDYLSERS; encoded by the coding sequence ATGGAATCACATCAATTATTGAGCATTGAGCTTGGTAAGTTATTGCTGCAACACCAACAGGTTCTCGCCACAGCAGAATCCTGCACTGGCGGAGGGGTCTCTGTGTCTGTAACGGACATCGCAGGCAGTTCGGCATGGTTTGATCGCGCATTCGTTACTTACAGTAATGAAGCCAAGATGGAGATGTTAGAAGTTCAAGCCCAAACGTTGGAGACGCATGGTGCCGTGAGTGAGCCGACCGTGGTTGAAATGGTAAAAGGTGCGCTAAAAAACGCCAATGCGACGATTGCTGTTTCGATTAGTGGTATTGCTGGTCCTGGCGGTGGCAGTGATGAAAAACCAGTGGGTACGGTATGCTTTGGTTTTGCCGATCACACAGGTTGGTTGAAGGTGAGCACGGAGCATTTTTCTGGTGATAGGGCAGAGGTGCGCTCGCAAGCGGTTGACTTTGCGCTTAAAACCCTGTGTGACTATTTGAGTGAGAGATCATAG